The proteins below come from a single Gimesia alba genomic window:
- a CDS encoding polyprenyl synthetase family protein has protein sequence MSDPSLSFKETWSQLQKLVNQHLPDALDHSPDCPPILREAMSYSLSAGGKRLRPILVLLSCEACGGDREKALPAACAIEMVHTYSLIHDDLPAMDDDELRRGMPTSHIKFGEANAILAGDALLTRAFEIMAEQIAVKSCAAECCVDLANAAGAVGMVGGQVADLESEHREHSTLEELEAIHRRKTGRLICSALTMGARIAGADAVTLQILERYGTCIGLAFQITDDLLDLIGDEEKMGKGVRKDAEHGKLTYPSLIGVEESRQRAKNLIDEACLSIAPLGSHGQRLEELAHFILERDH, from the coding sequence ATGAGTGACCCATCGCTTTCCTTTAAAGAAACCTGGAGCCAACTTCAGAAGCTCGTCAATCAGCATTTACCTGATGCCCTGGATCACTCACCAGACTGCCCCCCGATTCTCAGAGAAGCAATGTCTTATAGCCTCTCCGCGGGGGGAAAACGGCTTCGACCCATTCTGGTTTTGCTTAGCTGTGAAGCCTGTGGCGGAGATAGGGAAAAGGCACTCCCCGCAGCCTGTGCTATCGAAATGGTGCACACTTACTCCCTAATCCATGACGATTTACCAGCCATGGATGATGACGAACTTCGCCGGGGAATGCCCACCAGTCATATCAAATTCGGAGAAGCCAACGCGATACTGGCCGGAGATGCTTTACTGACGCGCGCCTTTGAAATCATGGCTGAACAAATTGCAGTAAAGTCTTGTGCTGCTGAATGTTGTGTTGATTTAGCTAATGCCGCTGGTGCCGTCGGTATGGTGGGCGGACAAGTCGCTGACTTAGAATCAGAGCACCGTGAACACTCTACTTTGGAAGAATTGGAAGCAATTCACCGCCGCAAAACAGGTCGACTGATTTGCAGTGCCCTTACAATGGGTGCCCGGATTGCGGGTGCAGACGCCGTAACCCTGCAAATACTGGAAAGATACGGCACTTGCATAGGTTTGGCATTTCAAATTACCGATGATCTGCTTGATTTAATCGGTGATGAAGAAAAAATGGGAAAAGGCGTGCGAAAAGACGCCGAACACGGTAAATTAACCTACCCCTCCCTGATTGGCGTTGAAGAAAGTCGCCAACGCGCTAAAAATTTGATTGACGAAGCGTGCCTCTCGATCGCCCCACTAGGGAGCCACGGCCAACGATTGGAAGAACTGGCCCATTTTATATTGGAACGAGACCACTGA
- a CDS encoding Glu/Leu/Phe/Val family dehydrogenase yields the protein MGSYETACRYFDQASRQVGLSRNMQDLLRTPEREVKVEVAIERDNGEIATYIGYRVQHDSSRGPMKGGLRFHPEVDADEVLALASLMTWKTALVNIPYGGAKGGISVNAGQLSPGELERVTRKFIDKIYDVIGPLKDIPAPDMGTNAQVMAWIMNQYEKYRGFNPACVTGKPLELHGADGREEATGRGVAMITRDALDHLKIDVAGVTVAIQGFGNVGSYTAHFLDEFGAKVVAVSDASGGIYSADGINIPKLIEYTKDTGAVKGFPETEAISNEELLTSNVTVLIPAALGGVLTSENARDIRAKCIIEAANNPTEPEADEIFEKNGVVVVPDILANAGGVTVSYFEWVQNRQHFSWEKSRVRSELDRIMNDSFELVWKIATDKKVSLRVAAYILGIGRVGRATVLGGI from the coding sequence ATGGGTTCGTATGAAACAGCTTGTCGTTATTTTGACCAGGCTTCCCGCCAGGTTGGCTTATCGCGCAACATGCAGGACTTATTGCGGACACCCGAACGCGAAGTGAAGGTTGAAGTTGCGATCGAGCGAGATAACGGCGAGATTGCGACCTACATCGGGTATCGCGTTCAACATGACAGTTCGCGCGGTCCCATGAAAGGGGGGCTTCGTTTTCACCCTGAAGTTGACGCCGACGAAGTACTGGCACTGGCTTCGCTGATGACGTGGAAGACAGCACTGGTGAATATTCCCTATGGTGGTGCCAAAGGGGGAATCTCGGTCAACGCGGGGCAACTCTCCCCCGGGGAACTGGAACGGGTCACCCGCAAATTCATTGATAAAATTTACGATGTGATTGGGCCACTGAAAGATATTCCGGCTCCCGACATGGGGACCAACGCGCAGGTCATGGCCTGGATTATGAATCAGTATGAAAAATATCGTGGCTTCAACCCCGCTTGTGTGACTGGAAAACCTCTGGAATTACACGGCGCTGATGGACGTGAAGAAGCAACGGGCCGCGGTGTGGCTATGATTACGCGTGATGCCCTGGATCACCTGAAGATCGATGTGGCAGGAGTCACGGTAGCCATTCAGGGTTTTGGAAACGTGGGGAGTTATACGGCTCACTTTCTGGACGAGTTCGGTGCCAAGGTCGTCGCGGTTTCTGATGCCAGTGGCGGGATTTATAGCGCAGACGGGATTAATATTCCCAAACTGATTGAATACACAAAAGATACCGGTGCCGTAAAAGGTTTCCCCGAAACGGAAGCGATTTCGAATGAGGAATTGCTGACTTCGAATGTCACGGTTTTGATTCCGGCTGCTTTGGGAGGCGTGCTCACATCAGAAAATGCCCGCGATATCAGGGCGAAATGCATTATTGAGGCTGCGAATAACCCCACAGAACCGGAAGCAGACGAGATTTTTGAGAAAAATGGAGTCGTTGTCGTACCCGATATCCTGGCAAATGCGGGCGGTGTGACCGTGAGTTACTTCGAATGGGTACAAAATCGGCAGCATTTTAGTTGGGAAAAATCCCGTGTTCGGTCCGAGTTAGATCGTATTATGAATGACAGCTTTGAATTGGTCTGGAAAATTGCCACCGATAAAAAGGTCTCCTTACGTGTTGCCGCCTATATTCTTGGGATCGGTCGCGTGGGACGGGCAACCGTTCTAGGGGGGATTTAA
- a CDS encoding M20/M25/M40 family metallo-hydrolase, whose protein sequence is MSPHTAAASAKVNSKQALQLVTDLMAIPGKSGEEGNIAAEIVKRLRKAGLSEKQITFDSAHKKSPIGGETGNLIVKLPGTIRGPRRLLMAHMDTVPLCVGAEPVKKGNLIHSKSNQTALGADDRGGCSVILNALLTILDQDLPHPPLTFCWMVQEEIGLVGVRNLATGKLGKPKMCFNWDGKLADTVCIGATGDSGMLIHISGIASHAGAHPELGVSAAVIAGKAIEDLVENGWHGLVIKGKESGSSNIGVLSGGAATNVVMPELTIKAEARSHNPRFRQKILNEFKKAFQNSAKTTKNSAGKRGSVSFESHLKYDSFRLSEDEPAVQTAKQAIQKLGGQPELTIGNGGLDANWMAAHGYPTVTLGCGQQDIHTTNETLIIDEFLKACEIGLLLATATETD, encoded by the coding sequence ATGAGCCCACACACTGCAGCTGCTTCCGCTAAAGTCAATTCCAAACAGGCATTACAACTCGTCACCGATCTGATGGCCATTCCCGGCAAAAGTGGGGAAGAAGGGAACATCGCCGCGGAAATCGTAAAACGACTCCGAAAAGCCGGCCTGTCCGAAAAGCAGATTACGTTCGACTCAGCTCATAAAAAGAGTCCCATCGGTGGCGAAACAGGAAACCTGATTGTCAAGCTGCCCGGTACGATTCGAGGCCCCAGACGTCTGTTAATGGCGCACATGGACACGGTCCCCCTCTGCGTTGGAGCAGAACCGGTCAAAAAAGGAAACTTGATCCACTCAAAAAGCAATCAGACCGCGCTGGGAGCCGACGACCGGGGCGGCTGTAGCGTCATTTTGAATGCGTTACTCACCATTCTGGATCAGGATCTGCCGCACCCTCCGCTCACATTCTGCTGGATGGTTCAGGAAGAAATTGGCCTGGTCGGTGTTCGCAATCTGGCAACCGGAAAACTGGGAAAGCCCAAAATGTGCTTCAACTGGGACGGGAAACTGGCTGACACGGTCTGTATCGGGGCCACAGGAGATTCCGGAATGCTGATCCATATCTCGGGCATCGCCAGCCATGCAGGCGCACATCCGGAATTGGGAGTCAGCGCTGCCGTCATTGCCGGCAAAGCCATTGAAGATCTCGTTGAGAATGGCTGGCACGGATTGGTCATCAAAGGCAAAGAGAGCGGCTCCAGCAACATTGGTGTCCTCTCAGGAGGGGCCGCCACAAATGTCGTGATGCCGGAATTGACCATCAAAGCCGAAGCACGCAGTCATAACCCCCGGTTTCGTCAAAAAATTCTCAACGAGTTCAAAAAAGCGTTCCAGAACTCTGCAAAAACCACGAAAAACAGTGCCGGAAAGCGTGGGAGCGTTTCCTTTGAATCGCATTTAAAATATGATTCTTTTCGCCTTTCGGAAGACGAACCCGCGGTTCAAACCGCAAAACAGGCCATTCAGAAACTGGGGGGACAACCAGAATTGACGATCGGTAATGGGGGACTGGACGCAAACTGGATGGCCGCTCATGGATATCCCACAGTCACACTCGGATGCGGGCAGCAGGACATCCATACCACAAACGAAACCTTGATCATTGATGAATTTCTCAAAGCCTGTGAAATCGGGCTGCTGTTAGCCACAGCGACAGAAACAGATTGA
- a CDS encoding GGDEF domain-containing protein, which produces MMTILLVSMISLTNDVLILFGAGLLIAVSLGFTAGYFFGKTAPARHLRQAKKHIQGCYQHVKEALDTAQAACSMLEKFPGMVLTNEQSNELNKKRSNLLELITRLVERKSSDPEQAVAETKKDKKKKQNFPAMQWALEPEHVHLKLPDTSAFEANLEMMLLGSTSSEQTCGLLLVQMNQYDQLKERFGIMAPVKFMKTISRLVLHKIRDEDVICLWKSDTLAILFPGYSLEEGQSNAETIREAIRHHHFRLEATSPEVVVTASLAYINCVPGDSAELVLERGSHALAKSQKKGRNQLIIQDSHSYEHKAAV; this is translated from the coding sequence ATGATGACAATCCTCTTAGTATCTATGATTTCCCTCACAAATGATGTTCTGATTTTATTTGGAGCGGGACTTTTAATCGCCGTCAGCCTGGGTTTTACCGCCGGCTATTTTTTCGGCAAAACTGCTCCCGCACGGCATCTCCGCCAAGCCAAAAAACATATCCAAGGTTGTTATCAACATGTCAAAGAAGCATTGGATACGGCACAGGCTGCCTGCAGCATGCTCGAAAAGTTTCCTGGTATGGTACTGACCAATGAGCAATCCAACGAACTGAATAAAAAACGTTCCAACTTGCTGGAACTCATCACGCGGCTGGTAGAGCGAAAAAGTTCCGATCCGGAGCAGGCCGTGGCGGAAACAAAAAAAGACAAAAAGAAAAAACAGAACTTCCCGGCAATGCAATGGGCTCTCGAGCCGGAACACGTCCATTTAAAACTACCTGACACATCCGCATTTGAAGCCAACCTGGAGATGATGCTGCTGGGAAGTACTTCGAGTGAACAGACCTGCGGCTTACTACTCGTCCAGATGAATCAGTATGACCAGCTCAAAGAACGGTTCGGCATCATGGCTCCAGTCAAGTTCATGAAAACGATCTCGCGGCTGGTGTTACATAAGATAAGAGACGAGGACGTCATCTGTCTCTGGAAATCCGACACACTGGCAATCCTATTCCCCGGCTATTCACTCGAAGAAGGCCAGTCCAACGCAGAAACCATTCGCGAAGCGATTCGCCATCACCACTTTCGCCTGGAAGCCACCAGCCCGGAAGTCGTGGTGACCGCCAGCCTGGCTTATATCAATTGCGTTCCCGGCGACTCTGCCGAACTGGTACTGGAACGCGGTTCTCATGCTTTAGCAAAGTCTCAGAAAAAAGGCCGCAATCAGCTGATCATTCAAGACAGCCACTCCTACGAGCACAAAGCCGCCGTTTAG
- a CDS encoding glutamate-5-semialdehyde dehydrogenase has translation MTELDLPQYTQLLAQQARDASRKLVSANGDLKNAWLRRMIELIQQRTPELLEVNAKDIEQAPEYGLNEASIDRLRLTESRLEGIKTALEEIIALPNPIGEVIGSNMRPNGLLVTRVRVPLGVVFFIYESRPNVTIDAAALCVKSGNAVILRGGKEAFHSNMAFYALLQQGLRDVGLPEQAVQLVETTDREAVGHFLKLSDYIDVTIPRGGKGLIERVARDATMPVIKHFDGVCHVYLDQSADLELAKSITVNSKCQRPGVCNAAESLLVHTDLVETVFPAVIQALVEQGVELRCCPQSLELVSGGKPATEEDYATEYGAKIMSVKIVNDMDEAISRIHKYGSGHTESIITTELAAAEKFTTEVDSAAVIVNASTRFNDGGEFGLGAEIGISTDKFHARGPCGLHELTSYKYVAHGAGQIRE, from the coding sequence ATGACTGAATTAGACCTGCCTCAATATACACAACTGCTGGCTCAGCAGGCGCGCGATGCTTCCCGAAAACTGGTTTCCGCCAATGGAGATCTAAAAAATGCCTGGTTGCGCCGGATGATTGAATTAATTCAACAGCGCACACCTGAGTTACTGGAAGTCAACGCGAAAGATATCGAGCAAGCTCCAGAGTACGGCCTGAACGAGGCGTCCATCGATCGACTGCGATTAACGGAGTCCCGATTAGAGGGCATAAAGACGGCACTGGAAGAGATTATTGCACTCCCCAATCCGATCGGTGAAGTCATTGGGAGTAACATGCGGCCCAATGGGCTGTTGGTGACGCGGGTTCGTGTGCCTTTGGGAGTGGTTTTCTTTATTTACGAATCACGACCGAATGTGACCATTGACGCCGCTGCGCTATGTGTCAAAAGCGGGAATGCCGTGATTTTGCGAGGCGGGAAAGAAGCATTTCACAGTAACATGGCTTTTTATGCTTTATTACAACAGGGATTAAGAGACGTGGGCCTTCCCGAACAGGCCGTGCAACTGGTGGAAACGACAGACCGCGAGGCAGTCGGACATTTTCTGAAGCTGAGTGATTATATTGATGTGACGATTCCCCGTGGCGGAAAGGGATTGATTGAACGCGTGGCCCGCGATGCGACAATGCCTGTGATCAAGCATTTCGACGGGGTCTGTCATGTGTATCTTGATCAATCAGCTGACCTGGAACTGGCGAAGTCGATTACCGTGAACAGTAAATGCCAGCGTCCGGGAGTTTGTAATGCAGCCGAGAGTCTGTTGGTGCATACGGATCTGGTGGAGACCGTTTTTCCAGCCGTGATACAGGCACTGGTGGAGCAGGGGGTTGAGTTACGTTGCTGTCCTCAATCTCTCGAATTGGTTAGCGGAGGCAAACCGGCGACAGAAGAGGATTATGCGACAGAATACGGGGCGAAAATCATGTCTGTCAAAATTGTGAATGACATGGACGAAGCCATCAGTCGGATTCACAAATACGGGTCTGGGCACACAGAATCGATCATTACCACAGAATTGGCGGCTGCCGAAAAGTTTACGACAGAAGTCGATTCCGCCGCTGTGATTGTCAACGCCAGCACGCGATTTAACGATGGGGGTGAGTTTGGGCTAGGGGCTGAAATCGGGATCAGTACCGATAAGTTCCATGCACGCGGCCCCTGTGGTTTGCATGAATTGACGAGTTACAAATATGTGGCCCACGGAGCAGGGCAGATCAGAGAATAG
- a CDS encoding Crp/Fnr family transcriptional regulator produces MLSTEQLIKDCVLFQSVTPDEMEELLSTSEWEEFSAGTRILDEGNSTRYLWIIQSGSCEVRKKLSNGNEQALAELSPLSIFGEMSFFKPAPHSASVVALTDVETVRIPGHDFDQMLKNGAQGAQKVVFNTVRIMSDRLRMMDKWTADMVESCGSRSKNAEWHDFRSKLYSEWQF; encoded by the coding sequence ATGCTATCAACAGAGCAACTGATCAAGGACTGTGTACTGTTTCAGTCGGTGACTCCTGACGAAATGGAAGAACTGCTTTCAACTTCAGAGTGGGAAGAGTTTTCAGCCGGTACCCGGATCCTCGATGAAGGGAATTCCACGCGATATTTGTGGATTATCCAGAGTGGCTCCTGCGAAGTGCGGAAAAAACTCTCGAATGGAAATGAGCAGGCACTGGCTGAATTAAGTCCGCTTTCTATTTTTGGTGAGATGTCCTTCTTCAAACCGGCTCCGCATTCCGCAAGTGTCGTGGCGTTGACCGATGTTGAAACAGTTCGAATCCCGGGGCATGATTTTGATCAGATGCTTAAAAACGGGGCTCAAGGAGCACAAAAAGTCGTGTTCAATACGGTCCGGATCATGTCTGATCGGCTCAGGATGATGGATAAGTGGACAGCAGATATGGTGGAGAGTTGTGGTTCCCGGAGTAAGAACGCTGAGTGGCACGATTTCCGGTCCAAGCTTTATTCTGAGTGGCAATTCTAA
- the dxs gene encoding 1-deoxy-D-xylulose-5-phosphate synthase, translating to MKIEILPRIKSPLELQTLSGSELETLAAEIREVLCTVVEDRSAHFASNLGVVELCIALHLAYDFSKDRLIWDTGHQIYPHKLLTGRYSQISTIRRKGGLMGYPNPEESEYDLFMTGHAGASVSTVLGLKAGDDLTGETERKSVAVIGDGALPSGVVFEAMNNAAGLNKDVLVILNDNKMGICPRVGGLAKYLDKARVAPFYNGLKRDVSWLLNKVPVVGESMEHTLGSFKEAVKGFLHGGMLFEEMGFRYIGPVDGHNIEELSGYLEMIKNIKGPVLLHVLTEKGHGFEPATNDPVSFHAPAPFQRNEENEIVPIEKPGSTTSKAFTDVVSSSIFQAMTDNERVVVLTAAMCAGNKLGKIRDGFPDRFFDTGICEAHAVAFAGGMAKAGLRPIVDIYSTFLQRSFDHIFQEVSLQNLPVTFCMDRAGIAGEDGPTHHGAFDNTYMRCFPNIVMMSPGDARDVEPMLEFSLNHDGPTALRYPKAAADSVERKVAPVELGKSEVYVWGKDGMLIAFGSLFTNCIQAAEQLREEGLDVGVINARFAKPIDAEVIHRAIQESGFVITVEEGTLCGGFGSAVLESANEAGLNTSHLKRLGIPDRYIEHGNRSELLVDLGLDVAGILATSREMAQQTKVVVNE from the coding sequence ATGAAAATCGAAATTCTACCACGGATCAAGTCACCGCTTGAGCTGCAAACTTTATCCGGGAGTGAACTCGAAACCCTGGCTGCAGAGATTCGTGAAGTTTTATGCACGGTTGTGGAAGACCGCTCGGCACACTTTGCCAGTAATCTCGGCGTCGTCGAACTCTGTATTGCCCTGCATCTCGCCTACGACTTTTCAAAAGATCGACTCATTTGGGATACCGGGCACCAAATCTACCCCCACAAATTACTCACAGGTCGCTACTCCCAGATTTCCACAATCCGTCGCAAAGGGGGATTGATGGGTTACCCCAATCCGGAAGAAAGTGAATATGACCTGTTCATGACCGGTCACGCGGGTGCCAGCGTTTCGACCGTCCTGGGTTTGAAAGCGGGTGACGACCTGACTGGTGAAACGGAACGTAAATCAGTAGCTGTAATCGGCGACGGCGCCCTTCCCTCAGGCGTTGTCTTCGAAGCCATGAATAATGCAGCCGGCCTGAATAAAGACGTGCTCGTCATCCTCAATGATAATAAAATGGGGATCTGCCCCCGCGTTGGTGGGCTGGCAAAATATCTGGATAAAGCTCGCGTTGCCCCCTTCTACAACGGCTTAAAGCGAGATGTCTCCTGGTTATTAAACAAAGTTCCCGTCGTCGGCGAGTCAATGGAACATACGCTGGGCAGCTTCAAAGAAGCCGTCAAAGGTTTCCTGCATGGCGGGATGCTGTTTGAAGAAATGGGCTTCCGCTATATCGGCCCCGTGGACGGACACAATATTGAAGAACTGTCCGGCTACCTGGAGATGATCAAAAACATCAAAGGCCCTGTATTGCTGCACGTCTTAACCGAAAAAGGACACGGTTTCGAACCGGCTACAAACGACCCGGTCTCCTTCCACGCACCGGCTCCCTTTCAGCGGAACGAAGAAAACGAAATTGTCCCCATCGAAAAACCGGGCAGCACGACTTCCAAAGCCTTCACTGATGTGGTCAGCAGTTCCATCTTCCAGGCGATGACCGACAACGAACGGGTGGTTGTCCTGACAGCCGCCATGTGTGCCGGCAACAAACTAGGGAAAATCCGCGATGGATTCCCGGATCGCTTTTTTGATACCGGCATCTGTGAAGCACACGCCGTCGCCTTCGCGGGGGGTATGGCCAAAGCAGGTCTGCGGCCGATTGTTGATATCTACAGTACGTTCCTGCAACGCAGCTTCGATCATATTTTCCAGGAAGTCTCGCTACAGAATCTGCCTGTCACCTTCTGCATGGACCGGGCGGGAATCGCCGGCGAAGATGGCCCCACGCACCACGGCGCGTTTGATAACACCTATATGCGCTGCTTTCCGAATATCGTAATGATGTCCCCCGGGGATGCCCGGGATGTCGAGCCGATGCTCGAATTTTCCCTGAACCATGACGGCCCCACAGCCTTGCGCTACCCCAAAGCGGCCGCTGATTCGGTCGAACGCAAGGTCGCTCCCGTGGAACTGGGCAAATCGGAAGTCTACGTCTGGGGCAAAGACGGCATGCTCATCGCTTTTGGCTCCCTGTTCACAAATTGCATCCAAGCCGCCGAACAACTCCGGGAAGAGGGCCTCGACGTCGGCGTGATCAACGCCCGTTTTGCCAAACCGATTGACGCCGAGGTCATTCATCGGGCGATTCAGGAATCGGGCTTTGTGATTACCGTTGAAGAAGGTACACTCTGTGGCGGTTTTGGTTCAGCCGTTCTGGAATCAGCCAATGAGGCAGGCCTGAATACCAGTCACCTCAAACGACTGGGCATTCCGGACCGATATATTGAACATGGCAACCGCAGCGAATTACTGGTTGACCTGGGACTGGATGTGGCTGGTATCCTGGCAACATCACGCGAAATGGCTCAGCAGACTAAAGTTGTGGTAAACGAGTAA
- a CDS encoding SGNH/GDSL hydrolase family protein, translating into MIRSRLRWLKHLMLALITLILLAVGSEVALRIADYRQQVSVSNYDEEGFLIPSDVTYHRIRPLQEVSRKHPDTEELIQFQINSMGLRGREYTIPKPAGVFRILCLGGETVLAPEMKDSDTFCVRLENLLQKQTQLKVEVINAGVPDACPLMSYLHLRHSLLGLQPDLILFNFDMSDVADDHALRRYTQIGDSGVPLCSMHPLYEKINAPERLESHFFVYRYTLRWLGDYWVENQPAGLDRDIDTPQGKYLWLEDHPPDWSVYVRQTLEPIQNIQQVAQGTYSRFILATYPKPWQVSETAISGEARSSLGVRDGVLYASRFPFELLETYAKQLNLSYCDTSPTFQSIQNPDRYYLNSVPQFSREGHALYARELALFIMKDVPGIWSDTEPGSSTQPGPQQALVPAR; encoded by the coding sequence ATGATTCGTTCCCGCCTGCGCTGGCTCAAGCATTTAATGCTGGCATTGATTACGCTCATACTGTTGGCAGTAGGGAGTGAGGTCGCGTTACGTATTGCCGATTATCGGCAGCAGGTGTCGGTCAGCAATTATGATGAAGAAGGCTTCCTGATTCCTTCGGATGTCACCTATCATCGCATTCGGCCTTTACAGGAAGTCTCCCGAAAACATCCGGATACGGAAGAGTTGATTCAGTTTCAGATCAACAGCATGGGGCTCAGGGGGAGAGAGTATACCATTCCCAAGCCGGCAGGCGTGTTTCGGATTCTCTGCCTGGGAGGGGAAACGGTTCTTGCCCCCGAGATGAAAGACTCGGATACATTTTGTGTGCGTCTGGAAAATCTATTGCAAAAACAGACGCAGTTGAAAGTGGAAGTGATTAATGCCGGGGTGCCTGACGCCTGTCCGCTCATGTCTTATCTGCATTTGAGACATTCCTTGCTGGGGCTTCAACCAGATTTGATTCTTTTCAATTTTGATATGTCTGATGTCGCCGACGATCATGCATTACGACGTTATACCCAGATAGGTGATTCGGGAGTTCCCCTCTGCTCGATGCATCCGCTCTATGAGAAGATCAATGCGCCAGAACGTCTGGAAAGCCATTTTTTTGTGTATCGCTACACGCTACGGTGGCTGGGAGATTATTGGGTGGAAAACCAGCCAGCTGGGCTGGACCGGGATATCGATACACCACAGGGGAAGTACTTGTGGTTGGAAGATCATCCCCCTGACTGGTCTGTGTATGTCAGACAGACGTTGGAGCCAATTCAAAATATTCAGCAAGTGGCACAAGGAACTTATTCGCGATTTATTCTGGCAACGTATCCCAAACCATGGCAGGTTTCGGAGACTGCTATAAGCGGAGAAGCACGCAGTTCACTGGGAGTACGAGACGGTGTTCTGTATGCCAGTCGCTTTCCGTTCGAATTGCTGGAGACCTATGCGAAGCAATTGAACCTTTCCTATTGTGATACATCGCCCACATTTCAAAGCATTCAGAATCCGGATCGCTACTATCTGAACAGTGTCCCTCAGTTTTCCCGGGAAGGACATGCCCTCTATGCTCGGGAATTGGCATTATTTATTATGAAGGATGTTCCCGGTATCTGGTCAGATACAGAGCCTGGTTCCTCAACGCAACCGGGGCCTCAGCAGGCACTGGTTCCGGCCCGCTGA
- the fliM gene encoding flagellar motor switch protein FliM → MADVLSQNEVESLLSALDPSASSSGGASRPSTRNNDFNSQISIYDFKRPERVSKEQMRAFRALHESFSREFGAALSGMLRSIIEVKLISVDQLTYSEFVFSLENPTCFNLLESETLDGHIILDISPSIIFPIIDRLLGGDGNSQGAYPNRALTEIEIRLVSRITGLAIEGIESAWSNLCDWKLRVSQVESNPQLVQIVPPNEVIVLISFEVTMGETRGIINLCIPFNTIEPLSNKLTSDTWSAYKKKSPDLRQQLNLEASVSKSTISLKVDLDNSMLTAGEVLNLAVGDVIMCNKGSAQSLTVELEGSPVFTAYPGVYKGHKAISIEKMLAVPKDIIEERIKQAEMSES, encoded by the coding sequence ATGGCAGACGTACTCAGTCAAAATGAAGTCGAGTCGTTATTATCGGCATTGGATCCCAGTGCGTCGAGTAGTGGAGGGGCGAGTCGACCTTCCACGCGCAATAACGATTTCAATTCCCAGATCAGCATTTATGACTTCAAACGCCCGGAACGTGTCAGTAAAGAGCAAATGCGGGCCTTCCGTGCGTTGCATGAAAGTTTCAGTCGTGAGTTCGGCGCTGCGCTGAGTGGTATGCTCCGGTCGATTATTGAAGTGAAATTGATCAGCGTTGACCAGTTGACCTATAGCGAATTTGTTTTCAGTCTTGAAAACCCGACCTGCTTCAACCTGCTCGAATCAGAAACCCTTGATGGGCACATTATTCTGGATATCAGTCCTTCCATTATTTTCCCGATCATCGATCGACTGTTAGGGGGGGATGGAAATTCGCAGGGTGCCTATCCCAACCGGGCGTTGACCGAAATTGAAATCCGCCTTGTTTCCCGGATCACTGGTCTGGCGATCGAGGGGATCGAGTCCGCCTGGAGTAACCTGTGTGACTGGAAGCTGCGCGTGTCACAGGTGGAAAGTAACCCGCAACTGGTGCAGATCGTACCTCCCAACGAAGTGATTGTTTTGATCTCATTCGAAGTCACCATGGGGGAAACCCGCGGCATTATTAACCTGTGTATTCCCTTTAATACGATTGAGCCTCTCTCGAATAAACTGACGTCCGATACCTGGTCTGCCTATAAAAAGAAGTCTCCTGACCTGAGACAGCAGTTGAATCTGGAAGCGAGCGTCTCTAAATCTACAATCAGCTTGAAGGTGGACCTGGACAATAGTATGTTAACAGCTGGGGAAGTACTCAATTTGGCTGTTGGTGATGTGATCATGTGTAATAAGGGGAGCGCGCAAAGCTTGACGGTCGAATTGGAAGGCTCACCGGTCTTTACGGCTTATCCCGGTGTTTATAAAGGGCATAAGGCGATCAGTATTGAAAAAATGCTGGCAGTTCCCAAGGATATTATTGAAGAGCGGATCAAACAGGCGGAGATGTCTGAATCTTGA